The genomic segment AAGGCAATGACCATGAAGAAGAGGAGGATTTCCTTGGCCAGTTTCAGTGCCCTGTTTGCCTGTAAGTCTTTAATTGCCCCCCTTTTTTTGTGtagaattcaatttatttaaagttGATTGAGCCATGCTTTTCCATGTTGACATTTTCccttttgtaatgcttaaaGCTTCCTTCTGTTGCCGTTTAATTAGTTTTGGTAAAAGTGTTTTGTTTTCTGTTAAATAGTAAAGGAGAAAAAAGGGAACGAAGTTATAATTTACTGTAATGTGCCAAAAAGAAACcaatttttcaatgttttataGAAGAATAGCTTGACCCTTTTTGCTAGACAAGAAGTGAAAAAAAGGGTCATATtgcaagatttttcttttttttgattttgtgtttcaCCTTTGTGCTTCAATAGTTCGTTAATTGTATTGGATTTCTAATGTATGCTTAAAAGATGCATAGTTAAGATTTTATGGAGCTTTGCCATTTAAACTTTATGATAAGGGTCAAAGTTAGATGGAGttcctttgtttttaatttggatttagCTTCTGTAATTTCTATGGTAACAAGTTAGTTGTATGGTGTCTCTCTATACATGGCCTTGAACCATGAGAATTATGCAAGTTAAGCAATGTAAATGTAGAATTTGACGGAATTAACATGCATGATTGTTTATAGAATTACTCACTTGTGCATCTTAAATGATCCGAAAACAAATTCAGCAGTAACATGACTGGCATTGAATTTGTGTCTGCTTGTCCCAATTCGTCATTTAAAGAAACTGGGCTGTCAAGatcattttttgaaatttaatcaaCATTGTGTGAGTTACATTGCACTGATGATGCCGTGACTGACAATATACATTCAAGTATTTCATTTTCGGAACATGAAATTAGATTAAAATGGAGTGCTTTCCAGAAGCTTTTGGGCATAATGTACATGTCCAGCTTCCTCCAATGATAAGAGTGATCATTTGTAGAAACTTCTTGTATATAAAAATTAGCAAGTTCAGTTGAGGATGCTACACATTCATTTCCAACTGTTTTTGATATTCACGGGGACAATTTTAAGATCATTGACctttactagaaaaaaataaatagaattatgAGGCCTTTATGCATTTTTTATACTAATCAATGCTTGtttataatattgataataatttggCATCTGTGGTTGAAAAAGCAAATGAACAGCTAATCTAAAATTCTAGAGTCATGCAGACTATCCATACTTGGATCTTTTGGGAACCATGTATTGTTTCCTATGTTTGCATGTAGAAACAGAAGGCTCATGTTAATGACCAAAATTACAGCTTTGCAGATGTGACCCCAGATAGTTGTTAATTAAGCAATATCTCAATCAATTTTTCTCTCTAGTGTATGACATGTTTAAAGGGAGTTTCCTTTATTTTACAGGGACCTACTTTACAAGCCAGTTGTTTTAGGTAAGGAGgcaaaactttcaattttttatactgGGTGCTTGTAATCTTATATTTACAAatccttcctttttttccttttttttttgtagcatGTGGCCACTTTTCATGCTTCTGGTGTGTATTTCGTTGCATGAATGGCTTTCGTGAGTCACACTGTCCAATTTGTCGGCACCCATTTAATCACTTCCCACGTGTGTGTCAATTGCTGCATTTCTTACTTAAGAAGATCTGCCCTATAGCCTATAAGACAAGGGAAGGAGAAGTGGAAGGTAAATATCTTcgatatccttttttttctttttgctgcaTGGATTTCTAATTTTGATCTACTAGCTTGGCTGTTTTTGATCTAGAGCTATTTACAACTAGCTGATCAAGAATGTTAGAATGTCCTGGTGTTAGCAAGTATTAAAAATGCAGTCATTCGTTTCTAGAGGAGAGCCACTATTACAGCAAACACTTTTTTGCTATGACACTAATTCTTGTACTTGCTGTGCAATTCTGAGCCAAACTTGGCTGAGAAAGAGCTGCAGAGAGTGAAACCAAATTGTTTGTTTTGGCTGGACATGTGGATTGATTCTGCATGTGTTATTGAAGGGAAAAAACTAATGATTATGTTTCAGAATAGTAGATGCAGTTGTTTTCATTACTTGCAAAACTCTTTAAATGGTCTTGTCATTGTTGTAAAGCTTTTTGGTAAATTGTATGTTTGAACCATTACCTGCTCCCCTCCCCAAACTGTTCTgctctctctctgtctcccACTTTGATGCACTGTAGATATAccatttaccttttcttttttcaatacgAGACATCTCTTCATTTTGCCAAAGATAGAGAAAACAGAATGAAAAGTTTCTTCTTTTGCTGTGTCATTTCTTTGTTTCAGTGCTCCAATGGCAAGTGAATTTAGTTATAATTTTCCTATATGTGCAAAGTGGTGTTGCCTGGTAGTGTGCAGTTGCATTTGTTCTTGCTTCTTAGTGGTTGAAAGGAATAGAAACAGAGACTTTGGAATGTCAGTTACACTTGTAGAACTTAAAGTATTAAATCTGTGAAGACAATTTGCAGtgacaatttaaattttgatgggaACAGATTTTTGAGGGTTGCATCTCCTTGCCCCTTTGCAATTGCTCCTTGGACATTCCCTTTCGTTTTATTAGGAACCTTGGACATTCCATTGATCACACTCGTGCATCCCTTAACAGCTCCACCACTATGTTGAATCTCTTAGCGGTTTGacttatattaatattatgaacGATAATGTCATTTGAAACAGATTGAtgcaatattttcttatttggttgtgcagaagaagaaaagaaatttggCCTTTTCTCTCCACAGTTTGGTCATCATTCATCTGGATCACTTCCTGGTGAAGAGCTAGATGTCCCAAGCAATTCTCTACGTCTACCCACCCATTCACAAACCAAATTGGGTTATGATAGTTGTTTTTCTTTAGGGAAATTTCCAGAGGCAATTGCACATAGTGTGGATAATGTGAAAATTATGCCTTCATCACCATTAAGTATATCTGAAGGCACTGCAAATGCAGCCATCAAAAGTTGCAACTTGATTAGGACAGGGCTTGGACGTGGAATTCAAAAGCAGGCCTCTGTTGCTGACTTGCTGTGTGCTGAATGCAAGAAACTGCTGTTTCGACCAGTAGTTCTTAATTGTGGCCATGGTAATCTCTAATAAACTGCATTTACCCAGCTAAAACAGAAGAAATAGAAACATTATTGTCAAGTACTTAATCTAATATTTTCTCTGTGCAGTGTATTGTGAATCTTGTATCATCATCCCCATGCAAGGAATTCCTAGGTGTCAATTTTGTCAAAGTTTGCATCCAAATGGGTTCCCGGGTGTTTGTTTAGTTCTAGAGAATTTTTTGGAGGAGCACTTTTCTGAAATTTATGCAGGGAGACGAGAAGGTTTGCCCAAACTTTAACTTGTCAGTATCAAAACCTTTAACTTGTATCTTGTCATTTGCTCTTGTCAGTGTCCGGGCTTCATTCCCAAATctgaaaatgaattattaaagtAACTTTcctgaaatataaatttttctatTAAGCTACATCATTCTTTGTGTGAGGTAAAACTTAAGCAAATCAACCTCTTAATAGaccaaagaaggaaaaaattccACAAAGTTTTCATTTGATAGTGATGATAGGCTCActagataaaatgagaaatatgGAGAAAGAAATTAAGATCAAATGGGGTTGTCTGTTCAAATTGTCTCAGCCTTTCTTGTTCTTAGTTTTCTCCTAGATTGGTATTGCTTTGACATTCTGACAAAGAACTTCgttctgtttctttctttgatttgtcACTTATTTTCCTCTCACATTTGGACACATGATGTTTGCGTTCACAGCAGACAGAAATCTTAAGAGAAAAATAGTTTATCGCACCTAAAATGGTTGCACAATTACTCTTCTCTAAACTTTAAGGATACTTCTGTACAACAGTACATGTCAGTCAATCAGGAAATATAAGGAGTAATTGAAGCCAATTGACTTCACAACAAGTCTAACCATACCATTTTCAGATTTTTCCCAGAATGTCAATGGGCTTCTAACCAATCcatttaattttcaaacaattcatgcaaacacatGCAGATTTTGATTTGGGCCCTCACACATTGTGTGCCCAACAACTTGTTTGCGTGAGCATGTGTTGGTTGGTGATTCTTCTTGAATTTGTTCACTTTCTTATGAGTTCTCATGTTGCAATTTTCATATTTATGCGTTTTCATTTTGCGTTGAATGTATCTTGACTTCAGGTTCAACACAAGCTCAACAACTAGCTCCACGGTCATCATCAGTACCTTCTAAGGTTTATTCATCATGGATATTTGGCAATGGACCCAAGGTTCACATTGGAGTTGGGTGTGATTCTTGTGGGGTaatgttgttaatttttaattcccTTTGTCTATCGTGTTTGATAATTGAAAAGGTAGTTTATATATGTATGAAcaagattcaatctcagatgcATGATTTCCTTTAGAAAGCTTGACACTTCTGTTGAATGCGTTCTCATAATTGGGATGACATCTTCTTACTTGTTACTGTATCTATCCTTGGAACATCCCTTACTTTCCCTTTCTGTGCCTATTATTGTGCTTATTCTCATCTATTACTCAACAAAAATGAATTCCCCTTTTGAAAATCTCTTGCTAgacatgtttttcttattagaGTAATGTGGAATTTTTACTTAGGCTGCGATGTGAATGTTACTGTCATCCTAAAATGTGGTTATGTTGCTCCATTCAAGGAAAGTTGGTAAATATTTATCGAAAGTACATCAAATACACTTGGGTAGTTCAGttatttttacaatatatatagtaCTAACACAGCTAATGCAAACTAGTCCAGCATGCCATTTTCATTATGGTAGAACTATTTGAACGAATTCAAAAGCTTTGAACTTTCATGACAGATGTCGCCGATAATTGGGGAAAGGTACAAATGCAAAGACTGTTGGGAGGAAATAGGGTTTGATGTATGTGAAGCATGCCACAACAACCCCTCCAACATTTCAGGCCGATTTAATCAGCAGCATGAGCCAGGGCACAATTTTGAGATTGTGCAGCCACAGGGCAATGTTGAACATGTACACATGCGGGATCTTGATCAATCTGATGTTccagaagatgaagatgatgatgaacatGATTTTCTTGCTCCAGCCTTGTTAGATGATGTTCTACCGGATATAGAAGATGGCTCTAATGACATGGTAGATGTTTCTGCTTCGGTTTTGTCAAATGATGTTGCACCAGATCAAGAAGACGGTCCTGATTTCTCCTAGGTCAGCTTCGACTAGAGAAAAACCGACAAGGTACCACCACCAACGCTAGTTTGCTAGGTGAGAATGATGTAAAGATAGAAGAAGCGTTGTAAAGGAAAACGATagtaaaaagagaaataaatttgTCATAAACGCACTGTGTAGACACATGAAAACCTGATAGAGGGATTTAGCCTTGGTATAAAAATGCATGTTCCAAGTAAGAAACTCTATGGTAACTCACAGGTTACTACAAGTAATTATCTCCTTGGAGAGAGTGCCTTTAGGATACTTAGTAAGAGTCATTTGATGatttaaatcaagtttattttttttacttgtataatttattatgaatatttaCAAATTCTACCATTCTACATACAACAGATGTAATcaatacaatttattttcatcaaatatttgattttcattctctatttttttgccttttttatatCACAATCTAAcaataaatgaaatataataaatatatttaaatattattgacgCCCCAACATTGATATAATTTCCAGGTATCGATGGACCAACAATTTTATATTCATCACTAACTTGCCATCTTTATCTTCATCCTCCCCAGTCAATCTTTAAGCGAGCTCCTCCTCTGTTTAACTTCTTTTCTCTGTAACTCTCTTCTTGTACTTTTTGTACAAACAATACCATGGAGTTCAAGTTTCGAGCTTCAGACAATAGGGTGATGCCAGTGTATTTCTTCTTGGTTTCTTGTGTCAGTTATTTTTAAGAACAAGCATTGCAAGTCCCatgcaattttcttttcttacctCTAATTTCTCTAATTCTCTGTTTCGAGTCtattttcaaatattgtttgttttttttttttatttgtacagTTAGGAACAACACAACCTAGTAGATTGCGCTTTCCTAACAATGCAAACTgtgattttttctcaaaactTTTTCATGCTtgctattttcttaatttttttttggaaaattgctatttttttaaaaaacaaaacttagcTTTTTACTCACATTTGTTGCTAATCAAAATTGTTAGATTtggttttattaacaaaaaaaaaaaattaaaactccaAGCACAAATACTTTAGTGATTTTACAGTAGCTCTAGATTCAGTGGTATTGTcaattaaaatagtaaaattactattttatctttattaacaaaaaaaataaaaaattagcctTGGAAATGGGGATAATAAGGTATTtctcatattaaaataactaaaatacttttaaagcaaaaaattattgaattggcTCTTTTCTCTTTCTGCAACAcagtaaaataattgaatttaaattaagcTTATGTCCAAgggttttttggtattttattatgatatttttataattatttagttCGGTTAGGAACAATTTGATACTAAAAtactctttaaaataaaaaaaatattgaattggtcTGTAGGGGCTATTTTGACTTTTATCTTTGTACGACacagtaaaataacttaattgtctttgaatttaaattatcttaAGCTTATGTCCAAGGActctttggtatttttataattatttagtttGGTCAGgggtaatttgatattttagtatatataaaatataatttaatattaaaaagttaatggTGCATATTGTCCATACTGACATACATGGCTATGTTCATAATTTTTGGACGGCACATGCAGCTTTGTCTAATCTGTAACAATGTTTGAATCTTCATGATAACACCTCTACCATTTGGTGGCACGTGTGACTAACATCCTTCTGGTTTGGcaataataacatttttttttatttttttctctcctccttaatttttatgtttatccctataaattttcaaatcatctattcaatttgttttactttaagatttggtccctattctttttattaatttttttattttaaataattcatgaaattggaattttctttcaattttatcattatttaatttttttatctgtcaaatttggtcatcattagtttgattgctatttttttattttcttaattgaatttgtttttcaattgcatctctgaatgctctattttatttttatttcaattttgatttttatttttttaattgttatttgtttagttttagattattttttattgaaactttattttttaattttatctcttaatattttattgattaggGTTTTGTTGGTCTAGAATttggcttcatgatttttttgggtttattttctatgagataATTTCATTATCAAGACTCGGGTaacaagtttgaaaagttaatccgagttgaccactatctttttttttccttttttcacaatgaatttttttttcaatttcatctttctatgaggttaacCTAATCCTATGTATCGAGTCACAAGTTTCATGACTTAACCCATGTTGACCTAGGTCAAGTTTGTTTTGTTCGATTTATTTGCTGTTGTCTCAGGCcaagtttgttttatttgagatagtttttaaattgaattcttttatgatttcatccttcCAATTTtctttcctatcaaatttgatctttatttttttattgctaattttGTTTACTTCGGccaattcttttttccttcaatttcatctttaaatattaaattagttgggaaTTAACTTCTTGATTGAGCTTGGATCTAAGACTTCATATGTTACAATTTAATCatccttaagttttttttcctatcaaatttaatctcattcttttgattgctattttttttactttgacaaatatcttaaattgatttattcctattcattattcaacattaaattgattgggaattaagCTTCTTGATTTAACTCATGTCTATGATTTTACAAGTTACGTGTTTTAGAGATTAACCCAGACTTAGTAAGTTTGTcctagaattattattattttcagttccatccttcaaggttggagatttttgatattgaacttcatgattttctttaatttcttttctattcgtTTCTCCCGGTCCTATCACTAAGACCGTGAGTTTTGTGTGTTAGCTTgggttgactcgggtttttttaatatttttttatttaacatttttaacattttgtctttcaatattaggttgttttagaattaagtttcataatcttttttttgtttgctttctattggGTTGTCTCAGTCACATGATCCGAGTCCTAGAGTTTGGTTGGCTTGCCCGATTtgctggttgtttttttttgttttaattaatttttttttaattttatcattttacattgaATTTGCTTGGAGTTGgactttagatttatttttttttactttatgcTGACTTACCTGGGTTTTATGACCTGACTTGCATATTTGATATGTTCacttagattgattttttttttttcgttttttttccatttgattAGCCAGAATATGagctttgttgtcttttttttagtaaatgtttttttagcaagtgcctattatttttttgtttaaagatCCATTTACTGTTgctatctatttttatattatataattaaattatagtgGCCTGTGGCACAACACGGGCCACAAATCTAGAGTAATTGGTGAACTAACATCCTTGAAATCCTAGTTTAAAgtacttgaatatatatatttat from the Populus nigra chromosome 1, ddPopNigr1.1, whole genome shotgun sequence genome contains:
- the LOC133687907 gene encoding E3 ubiquitin-protein ligase PRT1-like; the protein is MENQENNRTPSAEESKMQCQNDNNYEIPSPKHHHQREEGNDHEEEEDFLGQFQCPVCLDLLYKPVVLACGHFSCFWCVFRCMNGFRESHCPICRHPFNHFPRVCQLLHFLLKKICPIAYKTREGEVEEEEKKFGLFSPQFGHHSSGSLPGEELDVPSNSLRLPTHSQTKLGYDSCFSLGKFPEAIAHSVDNVKIMPSSPLSISEGTANAAIKSCNLIRTGLGRGIQKQASVADLLCAECKKLLFRPVVLNCGHVYCESCIIIPMQGIPRCQFCQSLHPNGFPGVCLVLENFLEEHFSEIYAGRREGSTQAQQLAPRSSSVPSKVYSSWIFGNGPKVHIGVGCDSCGMSPIIGERYKCKDCWEEIGFDVCEACHNNPSNISGRFNQQHEPGHNFEIVQPQGNVEHVHMRDLDQSDVPEDEDDDEHDFLAPALLDDVLPDIEDGSNDMVDVSASVLSNDVAPDQEDGPDFS